The following are encoded in a window of Maledivibacter sp. genomic DNA:
- a CDS encoding pyridoxal phosphate-dependent aminotransferase, with amino-acid sequence MLSNKLKQVTPSYTIEISTKVSELKSQGMNIINLSIGEPDFFTPKEAKNKGIEAIDNNKTKYDAAPGLKELREAIRGKLEKENNINYELDEIVVSSGAKHSITNTLIALLDPGDEVIIPKPFWVSYSEMVKMTGGIPVLVDTDKRNDFKLTAGELRNIISAKTKLLLINNPSNPTGAIYTEDELKAIVKVCLDNNIYILADEIYERICYTNEFTSIASLSKEAKDITITINGLSKSAAMTGWRIGYSASSKEIAKAISTIQGHLVSHPSTISQWAAYGALTLCEDEMKKMVDIYKGRRDKSTSLLSKIDNISFINPQGAFYIFIDISAFKDKLKYEGSYSVEFCKKFLEDYKVAIVPGIAFGIDDYVRFVYCADINDVEEGIKRLAKFVQSL; translated from the coding sequence ATGTTGTCAAATAAGCTAAAACAAGTAACCCCTTCTTATACTATAGAAATAAGTACTAAGGTCAGTGAGTTAAAAAGTCAAGGTATGAATATAATTAACTTAAGCATAGGCGAACCAGATTTTTTCACTCCAAAGGAAGCTAAAAACAAGGGGATTGAGGCTATTGATAATAATAAAACCAAATACGATGCTGCCCCTGGTTTAAAAGAGCTAAGGGAAGCTATTCGAGGTAAACTTGAAAAAGAAAACAATATAAACTATGAATTAGATGAAATAGTGGTTTCAAGTGGAGCTAAACACTCTATAACCAATACATTAATAGCACTTCTAGATCCAGGAGATGAAGTAATAATCCCTAAACCTTTTTGGGTAAGCTACTCAGAAATGGTTAAGATGACTGGGGGAATTCCAGTTCTTGTAGATACTGATAAAAGAAATGATTTTAAATTAACAGCCGGAGAATTAAGGAATATTATTTCTGCTAAAACTAAACTCTTGTTAATAAACAATCCATCTAATCCAACGGGTGCCATATATACGGAGGATGAGTTAAAAGCCATCGTAAAGGTTTGTTTAGACAACAATATCTATATATTAGCCGATGAGATTTATGAAAGAATATGTTATACAAATGAATTTACAAGCATTGCGTCTTTATCTAAAGAAGCCAAGGATATTACCATCACTATTAATGGACTATCAAAATCCGCTGCTATGACAGGTTGGAGAATTGGTTATTCAGCTTCTTCAAAGGAAATAGCTAAAGCAATTTCTACTATTCAAGGTCATTTAGTTTCTCATCCATCTACTATTTCACAATGGGCTGCCTATGGTGCCTTGACCCTCTGTGAAGATGAAATGAAGAAAATGGTTGATATATATAAAGGGCGTAGAGATAAATCGACCTCCTTACTTTCTAAAATAGATAACATCTCCTTTATAAATCCCCAAGGTGCATTTTATATATTTATAGACATTTCGGCTTTTAAGGATAAATTAAAATATGAGGGAAGTTATTCAGTTGAATTTTGCAAGAAATTCTTAGAAGATTATAAGGTTGCTATTGTACCAGGAATAGCCTTTGGAATAGACGATTATGTACGATTTGTATATTGTGCTGACATTAACGATGTAGAAGAAGGGATAAAAAGGCTAGCAAAATTTGTCCAATCATTATAA
- a CDS encoding pro-sigmaK processing inhibitor BofA family protein encodes MGIELSVIFAYALGLILLYVIGYLLLFPFKWILKLIYNGIIGGILLVVVNLIGKLIGFSIVINPITALVAGFLGLPGVIMLIFLEKII; translated from the coding sequence GAGTTAAGTGTCATTTTTGCATATGCCTTGGGACTAATATTATTATATGTTATTGGATATTTATTATTATTTCCTTTTAAGTGGATACTTAAGTTAATATACAATGGAATAATTGGGGGAATTCTACTTGTGGTTGTAAACCTTATAGGAAAATTAATAGGATTTAGTATAGTTATAAATCCCATAACAGCACTTGTGGCCGGATTTTTAGGTTTGCCTGGAGTTATTATGTTAATATTCCTTGAAAAAATAATATAA
- a CDS encoding 50S ribosomal protein L25 — protein MLKSSINSEIRNSVGSNACNKVRGIGHIPAVVYGHNMEPKTIELDRNEINNILRSYGTNVLVDLEVGGQVITTMIKEVQKDIINKEVIHIDFQSVSFDKPVNAVVPISLVDKQDVEDIYATIQHQLREINIECLPQNLPESIEVSVKDLVFGQPLKIGDIEFATEITVLNDPNEVIVSLAKAGRLDDEEVEGPLITENTFEPIEE, from the coding sequence ATGTTAAAGTCATCTATAAATAGTGAGATTAGAAATAGTGTAGGTTCTAATGCGTGTAATAAAGTGAGAGGTATTGGTCATATACCCGCAGTGGTGTATGGACACAATATGGAGCCAAAAACTATTGAATTAGATAGAAATGAAATTAACAATATCTTAAGAAGCTATGGAACAAATGTTTTAGTGGATTTAGAGGTAGGTGGTCAGGTTATAACAACTATGATAAAAGAAGTACAAAAAGATATAATAAACAAAGAAGTTATACACATTGATTTTCAAAGTGTATCATTTGATAAGCCTGTAAATGCTGTTGTTCCCATATCATTGGTTGATAAACAAGATGTAGAGGATATTTATGCTACCATACAGCATCAACTAAGAGAGATTAATATAGAATGCTTACCGCAAAATCTACCGGAGAGTATCGAAGTCAGTGTGAAAGACCTGGTTTTTGGACAGCCGTTGAAGATAGGAGATATAGAATTTGCCACAGAAATTACAGTGTTGAATGATCCAAATGAAGTCATAGTATCATTAGCTAAAGCAGGTAGGCTAGATGATGAAGAAGTTGAAGGACCGCTAATTACAGAAAATACTTTTGAACCTATTGAAGAATAG